From the genome of Sphingobacterium kitahiroshimense, one region includes:
- a CDS encoding AsmA-like C-terminal region-containing protein, whose product MLKKYLPYFLLTGKIIFTACILFIALIFTIPLLFQEQVNTKIKEVINDQIDGELNYSKIHLSFFDHFPALTASLHDLSLKGSAPFKDVELLKAKQVSLGVDILSLLKSKIVVEQFYIDHGKIHVKVNKDGESNYNIVKKKNDKITNTDETSTAIDLAFKSILLQKVDVYYEDLSVPIILEAKKMDYEGHGDLMSSLFDLDSKADIQSLSLTFDGEKYVDDKMIHASLMTKVNTNTLAFIFERNDIRINKLPVKFKGEFGFLTNGYHLDFKLKSSKSTLSELLSLVPTSYSKWLAETKIKGNSELFIDLVGEYIVEEHKMPDLTVGLNITDGYFSNKTAKIPIEDLQTKLKINLPQLNPDSLLIELKQFEFKVASGYFYSKGIVKGLNPLYVNTEFKSNLDLSAVSNALALPTLSFRGNWMLAGFINGTYATAIKTSGLRNKIDTTIASIPNFDIHNTLRKGYFKLANLPAAIEKIEYDLKATCNDAKITNAQIALDHIDIKALNNYIKGFIHINDLLKLDVKSNMQADIQLADIKKVYPVDSLEISGKIFVNMVADGKMDLKKGTFPQTNTTVTLKNGFLKTLNYPLPIEEINIETFISSEKGSLKDLKFKVLPISFNLAGEPFFLQADLQNFKNIRYAIKSQGKLNLEPLYKIFAIEGINVNGYIRTDLDLAGLQSDATSGQYHKLKNHGTLDIGQIQVQSELFPKPFNIKKGHFTFAKEKLVFSDVASSYGHNKLNITGYLDNLIQYFTNTTQTLKGNFQLSSPIINVNDFTFFAETENSSPTSTNSGVILLPKNLDISVNGIVNKMKYDQLTLNQLTSKVSIQNGNLSFSNTRFELSGLKVAMNGQYKALNSNKARFDYLVKADSFDIQRAYHEIPMFKEMVSSAKNAHGLVSLEYQLSGLLDNNMNPIMPSIKGSGSLTLEQIQFMGFKLLNNISKETSKESLADGSVKKVKINTSIANNVMTIARTKMKMGFFRPRFEGQVTLDGKMNLGFRLGLPPFGIFGVPMRITGSAQNPIIKLGKYKEDDLDTDMDNDDKKLYRESLMQDSITISNK is encoded by the coding sequence GTGTTAAAAAAATATCTACCCTACTTTTTACTCACTGGTAAAATAATCTTTACAGCTTGTATTTTATTTATTGCACTCATTTTTACTATTCCTTTATTATTTCAGGAACAAGTAAATACAAAAATTAAAGAGGTTATTAATGATCAGATTGATGGCGAGTTAAATTACAGTAAAATTCATTTATCTTTCTTCGACCACTTCCCTGCATTAACAGCTTCCCTTCATGACCTTTCCCTAAAAGGATCTGCTCCATTTAAAGATGTTGAACTATTAAAAGCAAAACAAGTAAGTCTTGGAGTCGATATTCTAAGCCTTTTAAAGTCAAAAATTGTCGTTGAACAATTCTATATCGATCATGGCAAAATCCATGTTAAAGTAAATAAAGATGGTGAGTCTAATTATAATATCGTTAAAAAAAAGAATGATAAAATAACAAATACTGATGAAACAAGTACCGCAATTGACTTAGCCTTTAAAAGCATTTTACTTCAAAAAGTAGATGTGTATTACGAGGATTTATCAGTTCCAATCATCCTAGAAGCTAAAAAAATGGATTATGAAGGTCATGGTGATCTCATGTCTTCACTTTTTGATTTAGATAGCAAAGCAGACATACAATCATTAAGCCTAACTTTCGACGGAGAAAAATATGTAGATGATAAAATGATACATGCCAGTCTCATGACTAAAGTAAACACCAATACATTGGCTTTTATATTTGAAAGGAATGACATTCGGATCAATAAACTTCCTGTTAAATTTAAAGGTGAATTTGGTTTCTTAACAAATGGCTATCATCTGGATTTTAAATTAAAATCCAGTAAAAGCACTTTATCTGAATTACTATCTTTAGTTCCGACCTCCTACTCGAAATGGTTGGCCGAAACAAAAATAAAAGGTAACTCAGAACTATTCATAGATCTCGTAGGGGAATACATTGTGGAAGAACATAAAATGCCAGATCTTACCGTGGGTTTAAATATTACAGATGGATACTTTTCCAATAAGACGGCTAAAATCCCAATAGAAGATCTACAGACAAAACTTAAGATTAACCTTCCTCAATTAAACCCAGATTCTCTTTTAATTGAATTAAAACAATTTGAATTTAAGGTTGCTTCCGGATATTTCTACAGCAAAGGAATAGTTAAAGGACTAAATCCTTTATATGTAAATACTGAATTTAAAAGTAATCTAGACTTAAGTGCTGTCAGTAATGCACTAGCTTTGCCCACCTTAAGCTTTAGAGGAAATTGGATGTTAGCTGGTTTTATTAATGGAACCTACGCAACGGCTATTAAAACCTCAGGATTAAGAAATAAAATAGATACTACCATTGCATCTATACCTAATTTTGATATTCACAATACGTTACGCAAAGGGTATTTCAAACTCGCAAATTTACCTGCAGCTATCGAAAAAATTGAGTATGATTTAAAAGCAACATGTAATGATGCAAAAATCACCAATGCTCAAATTGCATTAGATCATATTGACATTAAAGCACTGAACAATTACATAAAAGGATTTATACATATCAACGATTTGCTAAAATTAGATGTCAAATCAAATATGCAGGCTGATATTCAATTGGCCGATATTAAAAAAGTATATCCAGTCGATAGCCTTGAAATATCGGGAAAAATCTTTGTCAATATGGTAGCTGATGGTAAAATGGATCTAAAAAAAGGTACTTTTCCACAAACAAATACAACAGTTACTTTAAAAAACGGATTTCTAAAAACACTAAATTATCCCCTTCCAATTGAGGAGATAAATATTGAAACCTTTATATCCAGTGAAAAAGGTTCTTTAAAAGATTTAAAATTTAAAGTTTTACCGATATCTTTCAATTTAGCTGGCGAACCTTTCTTTTTGCAAGCAGATTTGCAAAACTTTAAAAATATCCGCTATGCAATTAAGTCTCAAGGGAAGCTTAATTTAGAACCCCTATATAAAATATTTGCCATAGAGGGGATAAACGTCAATGGTTATATTAGAACCGATCTGGATCTCGCCGGATTACAAAGCGATGCTACAAGTGGGCAATACCATAAATTAAAGAACCATGGAACATTAGACATCGGGCAAATACAAGTACAATCTGAATTATTTCCTAAACCCTTTAATATTAAAAAAGGACATTTCACTTTTGCCAAAGAGAAGTTAGTTTTTAGCGATGTCGCATCTTCATATGGACATAACAAATTAAATATTACAGGATACTTAGATAATCTTATCCAATACTTCACAAACACAACACAGACATTAAAAGGTAATTTTCAATTAAGCAGCCCCATTATTAATGTAAATGATTTTACATTTTTTGCTGAAACTGAAAACAGTAGCCCAACAAGTACTAATTCAGGCGTAATTTTACTACCAAAAAATCTAGATATCTCAGTTAATGGCATCGTAAATAAAATGAAATATGATCAGCTTACATTAAATCAACTAACGAGCAAAGTATCAATTCAAAATGGAAACCTTTCATTCTCAAATACAAGATTTGAACTTTCAGGATTAAAAGTGGCTATGAATGGTCAATATAAAGCATTGAACAGCAATAAAGCTCGATTTGATTACCTCGTAAAAGCTGATAGTTTTGACATCCAGCGTGCTTATCATGAAATCCCTATGTTTAAAGAAATGGTTTCTTCTGCGAAAAATGCCCATGGACTGGTATCGCTTGAGTATCAATTATCAGGACTTCTAGATAACAACATGAATCCAATAATGCCTTCAATAAAAGGAAGTGGTTCCTTGACCCTTGAACAGATCCAATTCATGGGGTTTAAACTATTGAACAACATTTCAAAAGAAACTTCAAAAGAAAGTCTAGCTGATGGATCGGTCAAAAAAGTAAAGATCAATACATCCATAGCCAATAATGTAATGACTATTGCACGTACTAAAATGAAAATGGGATTTTTCAGACCTCGTTTTGAAGGACAGGTCACACTGGATGGTAAGATGAATCTTGGATTCCGATTAGGGCTCCCTCCTTTTGGTATTTTTGGAGTTCCAATGCGAATAACTGGTAGTGCACAAAACCCAATAATAAAATTAGGGAAATATAAAGAAGATGATCTGGATACAGATATGGACAATGATGATAAAAAATTATATCGAGAATCATTGATGCAAGATTCAATCACAATATCCAACAAATAG
- a CDS encoding arginase — translation MKRSIKIIKNRSDIGAGTRGSDLGIDAIEVAAINKGSQYFHNYPHIDVETRNDAVYDPSFHPYAKRIKEVYEQCREVALVVERTLREGFFPLVFSGDHSSAIGTISGIKSVYPDQSLGVIWIDAHADIHSPYTTPSGNLHGMPLAATLGVDNLLCTVNRPDEETKKYWQKLKGIGGHLGKFQAQDLIYFGVRDTEPPEDILINDLEIKNYIVDEVRQLSVKGCIREVMKKLAGCDLIYVSFDVDSMDSELISDGTGTPVPKGFYASEVIELLEGILSSKKVVCFEVVEVNPLLDHQGNKMAEVAFEILEKVTKSIER, via the coding sequence ATGAAAAGATCCATAAAAATTATCAAAAATAGATCTGATATAGGGGCTGGAACAAGAGGTTCCGATTTAGGAATTGATGCTATTGAGGTTGCTGCGATTAATAAGGGAAGCCAATACTTTCATAATTATCCTCATATTGATGTGGAAACTCGCAATGATGCAGTTTACGACCCGTCCTTCCATCCCTATGCTAAAAGAATTAAAGAAGTCTACGAGCAATGCCGTGAGGTTGCACTTGTCGTTGAAAGGACATTAAGAGAAGGTTTCTTTCCTTTAGTTTTTTCAGGGGACCATTCATCTGCTATTGGAACTATTTCTGGAATAAAATCTGTTTACCCCGATCAATCATTAGGGGTAATTTGGATTGATGCTCATGCCGATATCCATTCTCCTTACACCACTCCTTCTGGTAATTTACATGGTATGCCTTTGGCAGCTACATTAGGCGTAGATAATTTATTGTGCACAGTTAATCGGCCTGATGAGGAGACGAAAAAATATTGGCAGAAGTTAAAGGGTATTGGTGGACATTTAGGGAAATTTCAGGCTCAGGATTTGATTTATTTTGGTGTACGTGATACTGAACCTCCTGAGGATATATTAATCAATGATTTAGAAATTAAGAATTATATTGTCGACGAGGTTCGTCAGTTATCTGTAAAGGGCTGTATACGTGAGGTGATGAAGAAACTCGCCGGTTGTGATCTGATTTATGTTTCTTTTGATGTTGATAGCATGGATAGCGAGTTAATTTCTGATGGAACTGGTACGCCTGTACCTAAAGGTTTTTATGCTTCTGAAGTTATAGAATTGCTTGAAGGTATATTAAGCTCTAAGAAGGTTGTTTGCTTTGAGGTGGTAGAAGTAAATCCGTTATTGGATCACCAAGGGAATAAAATGGCTGAAGTGGCTTTTGAAATATTGGAAAAAGTAACTAAATCCATCGAAAGATAA
- a CDS encoding M15 family metallopeptidase, with the protein MKMHRYLFFIFIFSQTTIFAQQKLPKGFSYVKDIIPGINVDLRYYSSHNFVGKKIDGYKSPVLIWSTAATNALKKVEKELNAQGMSLKVFDAYRPQKAVQHFKRWALQINDTLSKREFYPNLDKRNLFKLGYIASKSGHSRGSTIDLTIVTLIDHKELDMGSPFDFFGPISHFDTEEINATQKKNRIMLKSIMMKHGFKGYAKEWWHFTLIHEPYQKTYFDFDVY; encoded by the coding sequence ATGAAAATGCATCGCTATCTTTTCTTTATCTTTATTTTTAGTCAAACCACCATTTTTGCTCAGCAAAAATTACCGAAAGGTTTTAGTTATGTTAAAGATATCATACCTGGAATAAATGTTGATCTACGTTATTATAGTTCACATAATTTTGTTGGTAAGAAAATCGACGGTTATAAATCGCCTGTCCTTATATGGAGTACTGCAGCGACAAATGCTTTGAAAAAAGTGGAGAAGGAGTTAAATGCACAGGGAATGTCATTGAAAGTTTTTGATGCTTATCGCCCACAAAAAGCGGTTCAGCATTTTAAAAGATGGGCTCTACAAATTAATGACACTTTATCAAAAAGAGAATTCTATCCGAATCTAGATAAAAGAAATTTATTTAAATTAGGTTATATCGCAAGTAAATCGGGGCATAGTCGAGGTAGTACGATCGATCTAACGATAGTCACTCTTATTGATCATAAGGAATTGGATATGGGAAGTCCTTTTGATTTTTTTGGACCAATATCCCATTTTGATACTGAGGAAATTAATGCGACGCAGAAAAAGAATAGAATAATGTTGAAAAGCATCATGATGAAACATGGTTTTAAAGGCTATGCTAAAGAATGGTGGCATTTTACTCTAATTCATGAACCTTACCAAAAAACATACTTTGATTTTGATGTTTATTAA
- a CDS encoding TIM-barrel domain-containing protein, giving the protein MYKQHRKVMFALAFPLMVSIAPTQANFKGEVLQKQINPTLTIVSAKKINATTIEVLFFDNQRLTFDFYGGHIFRLFQDNTGGIIRDPEAKPAASILVSNPRKPVHLLNLNDSNNQITIATDEISVVIDKSTNLLTVVNQKNKDKSIVFTKPIQFEKGKVTLSLQEKPEEYFYGGGVQNGRFSHKGKVISIENQNSWTDGGVASPTPYYWSSGGYGFMWYTFKPGKYDFGSKEKGQVQLTHDSDYLDVFFMVNDGAVPLLNDFYQLTGNPILLPKFGFYQGHLNAYNRDFWKEDEKGILFEDGKRYKEGQKDNGGIKESLNGELNNYQFSARAVIDSYRKHDMPFGWLLPNDGYGAGYGQTETLDGNIANLKSLGDYARKNGVEIGLWTQSDLHPKPEISALLQRDIVKEVRDAGVRVLKTDVAWVGAGYSFGLNGVADVGHIIPYYGNEARPFTISLDGWAGTQRYAGIWSGDQTGGVWEYIRFHIPTYLGSGLSGQPNITSDMDGIFGGKNNAVNIRDFQWKTFTPMELNMDGWGSNEKYPHALGEPVTSINRNYLKLKSELIPYAYSIAKEAVDGLPMIRALFLEYPNAYTQGTSTQYQYLYGPSFLVAPIYQATKSDDKGNDVRNGIYLPEGTWVDYFTGDKFTGNVILNNFDSPIWKLPVFVKNGSIIPMANPNNNVHEINKGLRIYEIYPEGKTSFTEYDDDGVSEAYKLGKGSSTLIESSLDGKNRLAVTVNSTIGDFDGFVKNKQTEFRINVTSKPKKLTGLIGKRKVKLVEVNSLGELANQENVYFYDAAPNMNKFATKGSEFEKQIITKNPVVHIKLASTDITANNVSLLLEGFEFNPQDRFRISSGALIAPQNAIVSEDNKAAYTLKPTWSKVDHADYYEIEFKDMLYSTIKENELLFDGLSPETAYTFKLRAVNKNGFSDWVEVKSVTKSNPLEFAIHDIKGETTAENQDGSGVDKFFDFDEGNMWHTAWGKNALPFDMILDLKSVNQLDKIHYLPRTGRGNGIVLKGKVYYSADKDSWTEAGAFNWANNDELKIFNFANQPTARYVKLAITEGIGGFGSGREMYVFKVPGTESYIPGDINNDRLIDRNDLTSYTNYTGLKRGDADFEGYVSNGDINKNDLIDAYDISVVATQLDGGIKDPKVEKVAGEISLSIPKASYKKDEIIEIMVKGKDLKSVNAISFGLPYQSQDYEFISVQALAVKGMDNLTNDRLHTSGEKVLYPTFVNIGDQKALNGNEDLFVLKLRAKKDLKYTLKAVQGFLVNKNLNTLRF; this is encoded by the coding sequence ATGTATAAACAACACAGAAAGGTGATGTTTGCTTTGGCATTTCCTTTAATGGTTAGTATTGCTCCTACGCAGGCCAATTTCAAGGGAGAGGTTTTGCAGAAGCAAATTAATCCAACGTTAACTATTGTGAGCGCAAAAAAAATAAATGCGACGACAATAGAGGTTTTATTTTTCGATAATCAACGATTAACATTTGATTTTTACGGAGGACATATTTTTCGTTTGTTTCAGGATAATACCGGAGGTATCATTCGTGATCCAGAAGCCAAACCTGCAGCTTCGATATTAGTTTCAAATCCCAGAAAGCCTGTTCATCTTTTAAATCTTAACGATTCAAATAATCAGATAACTATTGCTACAGATGAAATTTCTGTTGTTATTGATAAGTCAACTAATTTATTGACTGTTGTTAATCAAAAAAATAAAGACAAGTCTATTGTTTTTACAAAACCTATTCAATTTGAAAAGGGAAAGGTAACTTTAAGTCTTCAGGAAAAACCGGAGGAGTATTTTTATGGGGGAGGTGTTCAGAATGGTCGTTTTTCTCATAAAGGAAAAGTAATCTCTATTGAAAATCAAAATAGCTGGACCGACGGTGGTGTTGCTTCGCCTACTCCTTATTACTGGTCATCCGGAGGATATGGTTTTATGTGGTATACTTTCAAGCCCGGTAAGTATGATTTTGGTTCAAAAGAAAAAGGACAAGTTCAATTGACACATGACAGCGACTATCTTGATGTCTTCTTCATGGTAAATGATGGCGCAGTTCCTTTGTTGAATGATTTCTATCAATTAACAGGAAATCCTATTTTACTTCCGAAGTTTGGTTTTTATCAAGGTCATCTGAATGCTTACAACCGAGATTTTTGGAAAGAGGATGAAAAGGGCATCTTGTTTGAAGATGGGAAGCGCTATAAGGAAGGTCAAAAAGATAATGGCGGTATAAAGGAGTCTTTAAATGGAGAATTGAATAATTACCAATTCTCGGCGCGTGCTGTTATTGATAGTTATAGGAAGCATGATATGCCTTTTGGCTGGTTGTTGCCTAATGATGGTTATGGAGCGGGTTACGGACAGACAGAAACTTTAGATGGTAATATTGCTAATTTAAAAAGTCTTGGTGATTACGCACGTAAGAATGGGGTTGAAATTGGATTGTGGACACAGTCTGATTTACATCCAAAACCTGAGATCAGTGCATTATTGCAACGTGATATCGTAAAAGAAGTGAGAGATGCTGGAGTTCGTGTTCTGAAAACGGATGTTGCCTGGGTAGGTGCTGGTTATTCTTTTGGATTGAATGGTGTGGCGGATGTTGGTCATATTATTCCTTATTATGGAAATGAAGCTCGACCGTTCACTATTTCATTAGACGGATGGGCAGGTACGCAACGTTATGCCGGCATTTGGTCTGGCGATCAAACTGGTGGTGTCTGGGAATATATCAGATTCCATATTCCGACATATTTAGGTTCAGGTTTATCTGGCCAGCCTAATATTACATCCGATATGGATGGTATTTTTGGAGGTAAAAATAATGCGGTCAATATTCGTGATTTTCAATGGAAAACTTTTACTCCAATGGAGTTGAATATGGACGGGTGGGGTTCGAATGAAAAATATCCACATGCACTGGGTGAGCCTGTTACCTCAATTAATCGTAATTATCTGAAATTAAAATCAGAGCTTATTCCTTATGCTTATAGTATTGCTAAAGAAGCAGTAGATGGTTTACCGATGATCAGAGCACTGTTCTTAGAGTACCCAAATGCTTATACACAAGGAACATCTACACAGTATCAATATTTATACGGTCCTTCCTTTTTAGTAGCTCCTATTTATCAGGCTACGAAATCTGATGATAAAGGTAATGATGTGCGTAATGGCATTTATTTACCAGAGGGTACTTGGGTAGATTATTTTACAGGTGATAAATTTACTGGAAATGTTATTCTCAATAATTTTGATTCGCCGATCTGGAAATTGCCCGTATTTGTAAAAAATGGTTCCATTATTCCCATGGCAAATCCAAACAATAACGTTCATGAAATAAATAAAGGACTTCGTATTTATGAAATCTATCCAGAAGGAAAAACGTCTTTTACGGAGTATGATGATGATGGGGTTTCTGAAGCTTATAAATTAGGTAAAGGATCTTCTACCTTAATTGAATCATCTTTAGACGGAAAAAATCGGTTAGCTGTTACGGTGAATTCTACAATTGGTGATTTTGATGGTTTCGTGAAAAATAAGCAAACAGAATTTAGAATAAACGTTACTTCAAAACCTAAAAAACTGACTGGACTGATTGGAAAACGCAAGGTTAAATTGGTTGAAGTAAATTCTTTAGGAGAATTGGCTAATCAAGAAAATGTTTATTTTTATGATGCTGCGCCTAACATGAATAAGTTTGCAACTAAAGGTAGTGAATTTGAGAAGCAGATTATTACTAAAAATCCTGTTGTACATATTAAATTGGCCTCTACAGATATTACAGCAAATAATGTAAGCTTACTGTTGGAGGGATTTGAATTTAATCCACAGGATCGTTTCCGCATTTCTTCGGGTGCATTGATTGCGCCTCAAAATGCTATTGTTAGTGAAGATAATAAAGCTGCATATACATTGAAGCCGACATGGAGCAAGGTAGACCATGCTGATTATTATGAGATCGAATTTAAAGATATGCTTTATTCGACGATCAAGGAGAATGAATTGCTCTTTGATGGGTTAAGTCCAGAAACGGCGTATACTTTTAAGTTAAGAGCTGTCAATAAGAATGGTTTTTCTGATTGGGTTGAAGTTAAGTCCGTGACGAAGTCAAATCCACTGGAGTTTGCTATTCATGATATTAAAGGCGAAACAACAGCTGAGAATCAAGATGGATCAGGAGTTGATAAATTTTTTGACTTTGACGAAGGTAATATGTGGCATACTGCATGGGGTAAAAATGCATTACCATTTGATATGATTTTAGATCTAAAGTCTGTTAATCAATTGGATAAGATTCACTATTTACCTCGTACAGGTCGTGGTAACGGTATTGTGCTGAAAGGTAAAGTTTATTATAGCGCAGATAAAGATAGCTGGACAGAAGCAGGTGCATTTAACTGGGCTAATAATGATGAACTGAAGATCTTCAATTTTGCTAATCAGCCTACAGCTCGTTATGTTAAGTTAGCAATTACTGAAGGAATCGGCGGATTTGGTTCAGGTCGTGAAATGTATGTTTTTAAAGTTCCTGGTACAGAGAGTTACATTCCTGGTGATATCAACAACGATCGTTTGATAGATCGAAATGATTTGACTTCTTATACAAATTATACTGGTTTGAAAAGGGGTGATGCTGATTTTGAAGGCTATGTTAGTAACGGTGATATTAATAAAAATGATTTAATTGATGCTTATGATATTTCAGTTGTAGCTACTCAATTAGATGGTGGTATCAAAGATCCTAAAGTCGAAAAAGTTGCAGGTGAAATCAGCTTATCGATTCCGAAAGCAAGTTATAAGAAGGATGAGATCATTGAAATTATGGTTAAAGGTAAGGATCTTAAATCTGTTAATGCCATCAGTTTTGGATTACCATATCAGTCGCAAGATTACGAATTTATTTCAGTTCAGGCGTTAGCTGTTAAAGGGATGGATAACCTGACCAATGACCGACTTCATACTAGTGGTGAAAAAGTATTATACCCTACTTTTGTAAATATTGGCGATCAAAAAGCTTTAAATGGAAATGAAGATCTATTTGTTTTGAAACTTAGAGCAAAAAAAGATTTAAAATATACATTGAAAGCTGTTCAAGGGTTTTTAGTTAATAAAAATCTGAATACATTAAGATTTTAA
- a CDS encoding mechanosensitive ion channel family protein: MKPSNYILILFLLLCFSDKSFAQIAVDTISARKSEYIVKASRNKENRRENRMRRNFVDTVASLQSNSTVDSLRADLSKINVKYIANIRAYALESEAIHKRDIRTEFIEKVNNFSGTLPPDSVTSWTHYVRTQIADLNAFHSSLESYNRSLNLTLSQLKGFRSKYSQSETNERLSTYLTTSEQDVQRKIDSLQVSVSITNDNLKAYYGLSHHVKETVSKQTNAGKSDTSAVKSSLWKAGGAAVTKEKILNNLKDNYRKSKSLDTYVNKTEWTSRVLLIILVFAYLYWIVSTAYVLNKHNNSLSATKSSFNYWVPVGKAFVLFLTLLPIVSIVTPTLVIQGMQLLIMAIFGLLLRKKFTVKHGKIVGFLLLFYICDVFVNSVVSEDLIMRIVCILFNIVALGIGFYLKKNINDPTAAGYIQLPVFIIFAVLNIGAIILNILGYVDHSRSFSIAGAVGLAQSFTLTFFTQMIKEDVRNQFSRNRVKRGFWLRFNEERALKATGDALKFVCLLLAIIVLANNLQFAASLASSVSKFLSSNHQLGGINFNFGNLLLAVIILAAANWFQKNLNLLLIGGENGTLSTDYDQKMTLFPLFRLIIIVIGFFIAISALGVSLDKLTVIVGALSVGIGLGMQNIINNFVSGIILAFDKPFRVGDRIELADKKGRVKEIGIRASILNTGDGAEVIIPNGDLLSGRVVNWTLSNDDAKTSFVIQVDRTAELDTLKSWITEAVEHSTFSKPELGIGISVQDISEEMIYLSISCWIDNSGNSGGFKNDVLIELNNRFKKEELKFYSIAPSNK; the protein is encoded by the coding sequence ATGAAACCATCTAATTATATATTGATTTTGTTTTTATTGCTCTGCTTTAGTGATAAAAGTTTCGCTCAGATCGCTGTTGATACGATTAGCGCAAGGAAGAGCGAATACATTGTTAAAGCTTCTCGTAATAAGGAAAATCGTAGAGAAAATAGGATGCGACGCAATTTTGTAGATACTGTCGCTAGTTTGCAGTCGAATAGTACTGTTGATAGTCTGCGGGCTGATCTATCAAAGATCAATGTAAAATACATTGCAAATATTCGTGCATACGCATTGGAAAGTGAGGCTATACATAAGCGTGATATACGGACTGAATTTATTGAGAAGGTGAATAATTTTTCTGGAACGCTTCCTCCAGATTCTGTGACTTCATGGACGCATTATGTTCGCACTCAAATCGCTGATTTAAATGCATTTCACAGTAGTTTAGAAAGTTACAACCGTAGTCTTAATTTGACTTTAAGTCAACTAAAAGGGTTTCGATCAAAGTATAGTCAAAGTGAAACTAATGAGCGGTTAAGCACTTATTTGACTACATCAGAACAAGATGTGCAACGTAAAATTGATTCTTTACAAGTGTCTGTAAGTATTACCAATGATAATTTGAAGGCTTATTATGGTTTATCCCATCATGTGAAGGAAACTGTCTCTAAGCAAACTAATGCAGGGAAGTCGGATACCTCAGCTGTAAAAAGTTCATTATGGAAAGCTGGAGGTGCCGCAGTTACAAAAGAGAAAATTTTAAATAATTTAAAAGATAATTACAGAAAGAGTAAATCGCTAGATACTTATGTGAATAAGACTGAGTGGACGAGTCGGGTGTTATTGATTATTTTGGTATTTGCTTATCTCTATTGGATTGTTTCGACAGCTTATGTATTAAATAAGCATAACAATAGCCTATCTGCTACGAAATCATCTTTTAATTATTGGGTTCCTGTTGGAAAAGCATTTGTTCTATTTCTGACGTTATTACCTATTGTTTCCATTGTTACTCCAACTTTGGTTATTCAAGGGATGCAATTGCTAATTATGGCCATATTTGGTCTTTTGTTAAGAAAGAAATTTACTGTAAAACATGGTAAAATTGTAGGATTTTTACTTCTTTTTTATATATGCGATGTCTTTGTCAATTCTGTTGTGAGCGAAGACCTTATTATGCGGATTGTTTGTATTTTATTTAATATAGTGGCTTTAGGAATAGGGTTTTATCTAAAAAAGAATATTAACGATCCTACTGCCGCGGGCTATATTCAACTTCCAGTTTTTATCATATTTGCCGTTTTAAATATTGGTGCAATTATTCTGAATATTTTAGGCTATGTTGATCACTCTCGTAGTTTTAGTATTGCTGGTGCGGTTGGTCTTGCACAATCTTTTACCTTGACTTTTTTCACGCAGATGATAAAAGAGGATGTTAGAAATCAGTTTTCAAGAAATCGTGTGAAGAGAGGATTTTGGTTGCGATTTAATGAAGAACGTGCTTTGAAGGCTACAGGGGATGCTTTGAAATTTGTTTGTCTTCTACTAGCCATTATTGTGCTGGCGAATAACCTTCAGTTTGCTGCTTCTTTAGCATCTTCGGTGTCTAAATTTTTGAGCAGTAATCATCAGCTCGGTGGAATTAATTTTAATTTTGGTAATTTATTGTTAGCGGTAATTATATTGGCTGCTGCTAATTGGTTTCAAAAGAATTTGAATTTATTGTTGATCGGTGGTGAAAATGGAACGTTGAGTACTGATTACGATCAGAAAATGACCCTTTTTCCCTTATTTAGGTTGATTATAATTGTTATAGGTTTTTTTATAGCTATTTCTGCTTTAGGTGTTAGTCTTGATAAGTTGACGGTAATCGTTGGAGCCTTAAGTGTTGGTATAGGTTTAGGAATGCAGAATATCATTAATAATTTTGTTTCGGGTATTATTTTAGCTTTTGATAAACCTTTTCGCGTTGGAGATCGCATTGAGTTGGCTGATAAAAAGGGTAGGGTAAAAGAGATTGGTATTCGCGCGAGCATCTTAAATACTGGAGATGGGGCCGAGGTTATTATCCCAAATGGTGATTTATTATCTGGACGTGTGGTCAATTGGACTTTATCTAATGATGATGCAAAAACAAGTTTTGTTATTCAGGTGGATCGTACAGCTGAACTTGATACTTTAAAATCGTGGATTACAGAGGCTGTTGAGCATAGTACTTTTAGTAAACCTGAATTGGGTATTGGCATTAGCGTTCAAGATATAAGTGAAGAAATGATTTACCTTAGTATTAGTTGCTGGATTGATAATTCGGGTAATAGTGGTGGTTTTAAAAATGATGTCTTGATTGAATTGAATAATCGGTTCAAAAAAGAGGAACTGAAGTTTTACAGTATTGCCCCTTCAAATAAATAG